The Leptospira koniambonensis region ATCAAAGGGTTTCTTGAAAAAACCCGGCGCCTAAGAACGATAGACCGCGTGATAGAAATAGAGATAGTCACAACTCCAAGGCTCACAGCCTTTCCAGTATTCTTGGCCTTCAGCCGAGGGTACTTTGAAGAAGAAGACGTACTTGTCAGAGTTCGAGCGCTCAAAAGTTACGAGGCAGTACTTGCTCACTTGAGAGAAGGCAGGGCAGAAGCTGGAGAAATTCCTTTCACCGCATGGGCTCATCAACAACTCAAGAAAACTTCTCCCCATTGGACTTTTTATAGAGGCATCATTTTATCTTGTTTGGTGCATGGATTTTATTCCGCGTCTTATATGGAAGCAGAGTCTATCCGAGATTCATATCATAGTTTTTTACCAATCTTGCATCCTTATTCCTTGGATAGATTCGTAGCAGAGGAATTTTTCCGTTCCGAAAATTACCATCGCAGAAAACCTGTGCCTTATCTTACTACAAGGCCTACGTTACTCGCTCATGAATTCATTCGTGCGGAGTGTTTGGGCGCGGCCGCGTCTTTACAAGAGTATCCATTCTTCGGGGAGAAGGGTTACTGTCTCACAGTAGAAAACGAGATCCCTCCTTATTATTTACCTACGAATATGATTGCATTCACAGGAAGGTTTGCTTCTAAATTTCCGGAAGAAGCAAATAGAGTTTCCAGAGCGATTAAAAAGGCAATGGAAGATCTTGCAAATAATGTGGCTTACGAAGGAGATTCTTTTGTAGCTGATTGGGTAGGTCCTTGCCCTTGGAAACCAGGAGAACTAGACGGATTTTATAGAAGGCCAGTTCCTGAACTCGGAAAAATTTTATCCGGAATGCCTTCCTTGGAAGATGTACGTTTCGTGATGGAAATGTACGGAAAAACTTTCCCAGGTTTAGACGGGGGGAAGAAAATTTTAGAAAATCTGGCACATTCAGTAGCAGATAATCCTTTTCCTAAATTTCCTTCTTCCATCACTCAAACAAATTCTAAACTTTATAACGGATATTATTCAAACGGGAAAGCAAAGTTTGGGAATATTGTAAAAGATATCTCTCCTCTCCGAAGTTTAGTCTCCGAAATGAAAGAATTGGCACTTTCCCTATTTTTAGGAAGAAGAGAAGTTGCTCTGGACACACAACTTCCTAAAAGCCCATACCTTTTTATACGTTCCACAGTGAATGCAATATTAGATTATTTGAATCAAGAGATCCGAGACATAGAGGAAAAGAACAAAAGACTTTCAGAAGATAATTATCTCTTAGAAACCAGATTAGATATAAGCGATCTAAAACGCCAGACTACTGAAGAAAGATATCGTTATATGTTCGAGTTTGCAACAGATGCAATGATCATAGTGAACGCAGATACAAGAATGATCGTGGATGCAAACAGAAGATTCAGAGAAGTTTCAGGATACCAAACCTCAGAGATCAAAAATATCAGGCTTGCAAGAGTTCTTCCTGATATCTTGGAACAAACAGAACTAAAATCTCCTGGTGGAAAAGACCAAAATATGACTTTCATTCCGGAAGCAGGTTTGATCTTAAAAGACGGCACGAAATTTTCAGTGGGCCTGAGTGTAACAGGTTTTAGTGCTGAGACAAAGAGATTTTACCAGATCCAAGTAAATGATAACGCATTAATTTTAGAGTCAGAGAAGATCAAACATGAGTTTATATCCAATATATCTCATGAACTTAGATCTCCTATGACAAATATCCAAGGATATTTCGACCTTCTATTTGTGGATGAACAACTTCCTTTGAACGAAGATCAGAAGGGAATGACAGATGTGATTCGCAAGAATGTAAGAAGGCTGAATTTCCTAATAGATAACCTTCTACAATTGGAGAAAAAGGATTCACAAACTTCTGAAGAGATGTACGAAATTTTTGATCCGTTAACCGTGATCGAAGAAGTTCTTTATATTAATTCTCCTTCTGCATCCGAAAGCGGACTTACGGTGACTACTACTCTTTCTGAAAATCTAAAACTCAAAGGAGTGAGATTCGAATTTTCTCAGATCATCACAAATTTTTTCGTGAACGCGATAAAATATACGGAAAAAGGCGGAATCGATGTCTCTCTTAAAAAGATCGCGGATAAAAAAGTAGAGGTTCGATTTACAGACACCGGGATCGGTATAGATCCTAAATATAAAGAGCTGATCTTCGAAAGATTTTTTAGGATACCAGACCAAAGGAACAGGACTGTGGGCGGTACTGGACTTGGACTTTCTATCAGTCGGACTTTAATTAATAAAATGGGAGGAGAAGTCATCGTAGAGCCAAACCAAAAAGGTGGCAGCATTTTTAAGGTGATTTTACCTTTGTATTCTGAATGAATCAAAAAAGAACGTATTTAATCGTATCCATACTCATTGCTTCCTTGATCGGAATTTTTTATCTTCTATTTCCGGGAACTTCTACAAAAGAAAACACAAACTATCAAGGTGGACTCACAGAAGAGACTTTGACTAGACAAGAAAACTCCTTATTCGAAGGAGGATCTTTCTTAGATTTTTCAGGACATGTAGAAGAGACAGCCTCCGGACCAGTCGCAGTCGCCGAAGAGCCAACTTCTAAGCCTAGCAAGACAAAATCTTATTTAGAAAGTTTAAGTCCAGAAGAGAGAGCAAAATTATATGAACAAATGTATGAGAAGTTCAAACCTCTTACCGAAAAATTCCCTAACAATTCTCTAATCCCTAAAAAACTTTCGGAAGAAGAAATCGCTAAGAAAAAAGAGAATGAAGACCATTATTATAGGATTCAAAGAGAAATTTTAGAAAGAAAGGATGTTCCTAAAGAAGAAATGTCCTTCTATCTAAATGCAAAACTAAAACGGTCTGATGATATGTTGGAGATCCTGAAATACGGAAT contains the following coding sequences:
- a CDS encoding sensor histidine kinase, encoding MIEIEIVTTPRLTAFPVFLAFSRGYFEEEDVLVRVRALKSYEAVLAHLREGRAEAGEIPFTAWAHQQLKKTSPHWTFYRGIILSCLVHGFYSASYMEAESIRDSYHSFLPILHPYSLDRFVAEEFFRSENYHRRKPVPYLTTRPTLLAHEFIRAECLGAAASLQEYPFFGEKGYCLTVENEIPPYYLPTNMIAFTGRFASKFPEEANRVSRAIKKAMEDLANNVAYEGDSFVADWVGPCPWKPGELDGFYRRPVPELGKILSGMPSLEDVRFVMEMYGKTFPGLDGGKKILENLAHSVADNPFPKFPSSITQTNSKLYNGYYSNGKAKFGNIVKDISPLRSLVSEMKELALSLFLGRREVALDTQLPKSPYLFIRSTVNAILDYLNQEIRDIEEKNKRLSEDNYLLETRLDISDLKRQTTEERYRYMFEFATDAMIIVNADTRMIVDANRRFREVSGYQTSEIKNIRLARVLPDILEQTELKSPGGKDQNMTFIPEAGLILKDGTKFSVGLSVTGFSAETKRFYQIQVNDNALILESEKIKHEFISNISHELRSPMTNIQGYFDLLFVDEQLPLNEDQKGMTDVIRKNVRRLNFLIDNLLQLEKKDSQTSEEMYEIFDPLTVIEEVLYINSPSASESGLTVTTTLSENLKLKGVRFEFSQIITNFFVNAIKYTEKGGIDVSLKKIADKKVEVRFTDTGIGIDPKYKELIFERFFRIPDQRNRTVGGTGLGLSISRTLINKMGGEVIVEPNQKGGSIFKVILPLYSE
- a CDS encoding LIC_20245 family lipoprotein, whose product is MNQKRTYLIVSILIASLIGIFYLLFPGTSTKENTNYQGGLTEETLTRQENSLFEGGSFLDFSGHVEETASGPVAVAEEPTSKPSKTKSYLESLSPEERAKLYEQMYEKFKPLTEKFPNNSLIPKKLSEEEIAKKKENEDHYYRIQREILERKDVPKEEMSFYLNAKLKRSDDMLEILKYGMENYQKLVSENPKSANPEYEKLVKERLDGISKSREEVISAQKGN